AGGAGCGGCGAGTTGGGGGGATCGCAGCGCGGTTCGGATCTCGACGGCTCGGGTGTCGAGGTTGCGTTGGCGGCCACCCCGGCGCAGCACGGAGCGGATCTGCGCGATCGAGAGCTGTCGGGCCTGGTCGGGGTGCGGGGCCTTGGCCAGCACTGCCACAGCGTCGGGGTGGGCGAGATCGTCGAATGCGGCGAGCGCTGCGGGGAAGAACTCGCGCAGGTCGTTGCGGAGCCGGTTGGTGTGGCGGGTCCGGTCCCAGATCAGGTTCTGATGGGCCCGAGCCAGGACCTTGATGCCCGCGACATCTGCGGTGTCGCCGGCAACAGGGCGGTGGTTGTGGCGGTCGGTGCGAACCAGATCTGCCAGGACTTTGGCGTCACCGGGGTCGGACTTCGCTCCGGCCACGTTGTGGCGGTCCCGATAGCGGCTCACCGACAACGGGTTGATCGCATACACCTGATAGCCCGCTGCGATCAGGGCCTGGACTCACATGCCTCGCTCGGTCTCGATCCCTACGATCACCTCATAAGGATCCGAGGCGTGATCGGCGACCATGGCATGGAACCCGGCGATCCCATCGAGGCCCTCGGCCAGTCGCTTCCGGGCGAGCTGTTCGCCCGCCTCGTTCATGAGATGGACGTCGTGATGGGCCTCGGCCCAGTCGTCGCCCACGAACACGCTCATCGTGATGGCCTCCTCGAGTCGCTTCTCAAACGGGTGAGCCGGCGGGCGTCCCAGCGGCGACCTAATGGATCAGTGCTCAAAGCACGACACCCCATGAGCGCTTCACGGGCAACCCGAACCAACCGCCCGGGGCACGATCTAGTGCCGTGACCGGCAACGTCGGGGGTGGCGCGTCCACCACTTGAGTGTCGAAGTCGCGTTGGATGTGGGTATGGCTGAACGCGTCCGGGTTCGAGAGATCACCAACGATGAGGGGAATCGTCTGCTCAAGATCGTGCGGCGGAGTTCGGGCTCGATCGTGACGTGGCGAAGAGCCCAGGTCGTGTTGTGGTCGGCCCAGGGCATGGATGTCGGCCAGATCGCCCCGCTCGCGTTCACGTCCGAGGACCGGGTGCGTGAGGTGATCCACAACTTCAACGCGGATGGCTTCGACTCGCTGTACCCGAAGTACTCCGGCGGGCGTCCCCCGAAGTTCACCGCCGAGCACCGCTCGCAGATCAAGAAGATCGCGCTGGGCCGCCCCGGCGACTACGGACTGCCGTTCTCGACGTGGTCGCTCACCAAGCTGGCCGAGCACCTCGTCGCCAAGGGGGTGGTCGACGACATCAGCCATGAGGGCCTGCGGGTTCTGCTCCGAGAGGAGGGCGTGTCGTTTCAAGCGGTGAAGACGTGGAAGGAATCGAACGATCCGGACTTCGAAGCGAAGAAGAACCGGATCCTCGAGCTCTACGACATCGCCGACGGCAAGGCCGAGCCTGGGCCCGGTGATCCGCTGGTAGTGATCTGTTTCGACGAGTTCGGGCCTCTCAACCTTCAACCCCATCCCGGAAAGCAGTGGGCCGGCGTCGGCGGGAAAGCCGCGGACCCCGACCGGGCGCCGCGTCGTCGACGGCGCGCGACCTACAAGCGCCCCCATGGTGTGCGCCATCTGCTCGCTGCCTATGACCTCACCGCCGACAAGGTCTACGGCCACGTCAAGAAGAAGAAGGGCCGGACCGAGTTCTTGGCGTTCTGCCGCTACCTACGCCAGCTCTACCCACCCGAGGTGCGCATCGCCATCGTGCTCGACAACTTCTCCCCGCACCTGTCAACGAAGAAAGACCAGCGCGTCGGCGAGTGGGCAGCAGCGAACAACGTCGAGTTGGCCTACACGCCGCACTACGCGTCGTGGCTCAACCGCATCGAAGCCCAGTTCCAGGCGCTGCGCTATTTCTGCCTCGACGGCACCGACCACGGCTCGCACCGCGAGCAGGCCTCAATGATCCGCCGCTACATCATCTGGCGGAACCGCAACGCTCAGGACCGAGCACTACGAGAACTCGTCAACCGCGCAAACGTTGCCTGACACGGCACTAGCAGTGCCGCGCCGGTAGCCCGCCGATCACCGCGGTCCCTTCAAGCCGGCAACAGCCGACCCGGTCAGTCCTCGACCGGTCCGGTCACCGCCGAGTCCGGGATCTCACCGGTCTCGAGCAGCGCGTCGAAGTCCTGCGGTCCGATCCTCGGGATTGCGAGGTCCACCGCCTTGGTCAGCTTCGACGCCCCGGCGTTCTCGCCCACCACCACGACCGCCGTCTTCTTCGAGACGCTTCCCGGCGAGGTGCCTCCCCGTGCCTTTATTGCCGCCGTCACGTCGTCACGGGAGTAGCCGGGTACCCCGCCGGTGACGACGACCGCCATCCCCGCGAGGGTCTGGGGGACATCGGGCGCCTCGGGGCCCTCGAAGTTCACCCCCGCCTCCCGCAGCCGTTCCACGATGGCCCGGTTCTCCCCGTTGGCGAAGAAGGCGTGGACGGCTTCAGCGGTGGTGGGTCCGATGCCGTCCACCGCGGCGAGGTCCTCCACCGTGGCGTCGAGGATCCGGTCCAGGTGGCCGAAAGCCGAAGCGAGCACCTCCGAGCCGGCATCGCCGAGGTGGCGGATGTTCAGGCCGACGAGCAGGTTGGCGAGCGGCATGGACCGGGACGCGTCGATGGCGGCCGCGAGGTTCCTCACCGACACTTCGCCGTATCCCTCCACCTCCGCGAGTCGGTCGAAGTCGATCGAGTACAGGTCGGCGATGTCCGCGATGAGGCCGAGGTCCAGGAACTCCCGCACCCGGCGCTCGCCGAAGCCCTCGATGTCCATGGCGTTGCGTGCCGCGTAGTGCTCGATCCACCCGGCCAGCTGGAAAGGGCAGACCGGGTTCAGGCAGTAGTGGGCGGCGTCGCCCTCGTCCCGGGTGATGGGGTAGCTGAAATGGCACGGACAGGTCTCGGGGAACACCCACGGTTCCAGGCCCTCGGGCCGTTCGGACAGGACCGGGCCCAGCACCTCGGGGATCACGTCACCGGCCTTGCGGACGATGACCGTGTCGCCGGGACGGACGTCCTTGAGCGCCACCTGGTCTTCGTTGTGCAGAGTGGCCATCTGCACCGTCGAGCCGCCGACGAACACCGGCTCCAGCACGGCGAACGGCGTGGCCTTGCCCTTGCCGCCTATGGAGACGGAGATGTCACGCAGAAGCGTCGTGCGCTCCTCGGGCGGGAACTTGAAGGCGATCGCCCAGCGGGGGTGGTGCGTCGTGGAGCCGAGGTGGGACTGCAGCGCGAGGTCGTCCACCTTGACGACGACGCCGTCGGTCTCGTAGTCGTGGTCGTGGCGGGAGGTCTCCGCCGCGTTCACGTATTCGATGACCCCGGCGTGATCCGGGACCGTACGGACCTCGGGGTTGACGGGGAATCCGAGCGAGGCGAGGAACTCGAGCGTCTCGGAGTGCCGCTCGAACGCGGGTCCACCCTCCACCTGGCCGAGCTGGTAGGCCCACCACGTCAGTTGGCGGGACGCCGTCACCGTCGGATCCTTCTGCCGCAGTGATCCGGCCGCCGTGTTGCGGGGGTTGGCGTAGCGGTTCTGACCGGCCGCCTCCTGCGCGGCGTTGAGTTCCTCGAAGGCGGAGATGGGCATGTAGATCTCCCCCCGGACCTCGAGGACCGGCGGAGCGCCCTTCAGCTCCCGCGGCACGTCGGCGATGGTCGCGACGTTGCCCGTCACGTCCTCACCCACCCGTCCGTTACCGCGGGTGGCGGCCTGAACGAGTGTCCCGTCCTCGTAGCGGACCGAGATGGCGAGTCCGTCGAACTTCAGCTCGCAGACGAACGGGCCGGGGGCGGCGTCGTTCTCCATGCGCCGCGCGAGGCGCCCCATCCAGGCGTCGAGCTCCTCGAACTCGAAGGCCTTGTCGAGCGACATCATGGCGATGGCGTGCTCGACCGGGGCGAACGTGACAAGCGGTTCGCCGGCAACGCGCGCCGTTGGTGTGTCGGCGGTGACGAGCTCGGGATGGGCCGCCTCGAGCGCCTGGAGCTCCCGCAGCAGGGCGTCGTAGTCGGCGTCGGGAATCGTCGGCTCGTCTAGCTCGTAGTAGAGCCGGTCGTGATGTTCGATCAGCTCACGGAGCTGCGCGACACGGGCGACCGGATCGGTCTGGGCGCTGTCGGAGGTGGCCACCGGCGAGACCATACCGGCCCCCTGTGACGAGGTCTCCGCCGACCGGGGACGCCACCCCCGGGCCCGTTCGGTTGGCGGCCGCGTCGGGGGTCTGGGAACCTCGGGCCGTGTCGAAGACCCTGTCACCGTGGGCGCCGCGCGTCATGTCACCGTGGATCCTCCGTGTGCTGTGGCTGGCCGTCGGTGCGGTCGGCGCGCAGGCCGTGTCCGACGCCACCGACGGCACGGGCCGCGGGTGGGAACTGACGGTGACCATCGGCGCGCTCGCGCTGTGGGGCGTGGCGCTCGTGGCGATGCTGGTCCCGCTGCCGTCGACCCTGACGGTGACGCGCATCGTCGTGCCGGCCGGCGCCGTCGCGCTGGTCTGGGTCCTGGCGGCCGACGACACGTCGGTGTCGGGTGTGATCGCGCTCGCGTGCGCGGCCGGGGCTGCCGTCGTCGCCCTGACACCGCCGGTGGGCGACCGTTTCGTGGACGGGGCGAGCTACGGCGACGAGCGCCGGATGCCACTGCGTCCCCCGGCGGCCCTGATGCTCGGGCCGATCCCGCTGGCGTGGGCTGTCGCCGTGGCCGGGACGTGCGCCGGGCCGCTGCTCCTCGCCGACGAGCGCTGGGTCCTCGGCATCGCCGTCACCGCTGTGGGCCTGCCTGCCGCGGCGCTCGCCGCCCGGTCGCTGTACTTCCTCACCACGCGCGTCGTCGTCTTCGTCCCGAACGGCCTCGTTCTCGCTGACCGGTCGGTCCTCACCGACCCCGTCCTGTTCCACCGTTCACGGATCGCCATGCTGGGGCCGGCCCTGGCCGACACGGCCGCACAGGATCTGACCGGCGGTGCGCCGGGGCTCGCGCTCGAACTCGCGGCGTCGGAACCCACGGAGATGGCCCTGCGAACCGGACGCTCCGGCTCGGGCCGGACGCTGAGCGTGGACGCCATCCTGTTCGCCCCGACATCGCCGGGTGAAGTGCTCGCCGAGGCCCAGCGGCGGCGCATCCCCGTCGGCTGAGTCCGGGGCCGATCGGGCCTTCGCCGCGACGGCAAGCCGGGAACGTCAGCCGAGGCGGACTGCGCGCAGTTGCCGGTCGGGCCCGATCCAGGTCACCCACGAGGCTGTGCGGACGAAGCCGACGCCGTCGGGATCCAGTTCGCCCGCTTCGAGCTGAGCCCCCACCGCACCGGCCGGGATCTCTCCGAGAGCCGCGGTGCACGGGTAGACGGCGGGTGCGACGCGGTGCTCACGACGCGCCCCGTCGGCGGAGGTGACACGGACGACCGCGTCCGCTTCGTCACCCGCCACACACCACTCGAGGCGACCGGGCTGTTCGTCACGGACCTCGCCGGCGAAGAGGTCGATCACGATGCGGCCCCCGCCGACATCCACCGAGAACACTCCCTCCTCGACGAGCAGCACCCGTGCCCCGGGCGACAGGTCGTCGAACGGTGCGGTCGGGATCTCGGACACGACCTCGCCGGTTGCGAGGTCGACGAGGCGCACGGCGGTCGTCGGCGAGACCCGCCGGCCGGCGCCGATGGACCAGCCGCCGTCACATACCGCCACGGTCGACAGCCGCTCGTCGGCGTCGACCAGCAGGGACCGACACAGCGAACCTTCGACGACCCCCAGGGTCGAGCCGCGTGCGTCGACGATGGCCACCGCCCCCGCCGGATGGCTCTCGCCTTCGGCGTAGGGGACGAACGTCTCCCCTGCAGGCGGATCGGTCGGGCGGCGGGCCGCCACCCACAGAGCCCACGTGCCGTCCGCGCCCCGTGTGCCACGACGGGCGCGTGCCGGTGAGACATCGTCACGTCCGAACACTTCGGTGACGGTGGACTCCCAGACGACCGTCGAGCCGAAGTCCGCGGTGGCCATGACCGGGCCGCTGTAGCCGTCGGTCACGGTGTCGCCCATCGAGACGGCATCCGCGCCGGCGACGGCGACCGTGCGGAAGAGCCCGTCGGGGATGACCTCACCGGTCCCGGCGACCGGGTCGATGCGGGCGAGGTCCTTGCGGCCGCTCTCGTTCACGTCGATGCAGACCCGGTCTCCGCAGATGGTCGGCAACTCGATCGGGACGACGTCGAGGGGGACCTCCGTGATACCGAAGCCGTCGGATGCGTCGATCCCCACGAGCACGAGAGCCGGCTCGACGTCAGGATCCGGCGTCGGCTCGGGCGTGACGTCGGGTTCCTCCTCGCCGGGCAGCGGCTCGTCAGGGGCGCGGAACGTCTCGTCGACGATGACGTGGATCAGATTCTGTTCGGCCTGGTACGCGGGTGGCGGCAGGGGCAGGCTCCGCACGCGGGGAGGGACCTGGACGCTGCGACGCCAGTTGACACGCGCCTCGGCGAGATCGACCACCACCACCTGCACCGATCCGTCGGGTTCGACGGTGTGGTAGGCGACCAACTGGCCCCCGACGGGCACGATCTCGCTGTAGACGCGCGGCAGTCCGGCGAAGTCCGCGGCCTCCCACGGCCCGACCGTCGTCGTGGTGGACGGCGGCAGCGTGGTCGACGGGATGGGAGCCTCGTCGTCGTCGCCACCGGCGCTGGCCAGCGCCGCGAGAACGCCGATCACGATCGCTGTGATGGCACCCGCTGTCCACCGGCCCCGCCGGGGCGGCCCGGGTCGCATGCCCGGCTCCGTGTCCCCCCCGCCGTCACGGGGGGGTCCGTCCGCGTTCACGCGGGCGGACGCGCCGCGATCCCGCCGCCCACGACGACATCGCCGTCGTAGACCACGACGCTCTGCCCGGGCGCCACCCGGCGCTGAGGCCGGTCCCACACGACGCTGTCACCGTGCACCACGGCAGCGGCCGGGGTGCCGTGTGCGCTGGTCTGCACGGTGACGGGTCCGGCCGGCGCCTCGCCGGTCCAGGCGAAACCCTCGACCGGCGTGCGGTCGCAGAGAAGGTCCTCGCGACGGCCGACGGTGACCGTCGTGGTCGCCACGTCCACGTCGACGGCGAAGCGACGTTCGCCGTTGCCGCCGGTTCCCAGGCCGCGTCGCTGGCCGATCGTCACCAACTCGACGGCGTCGACGGCGCCGATCTCGTTGCCGGCGGTGTCGACCACCCGTCCCGGGGTCGGTGAGAACCGCTTGGCGAGGAAACCGTCACGCCCGACGGTGGATGCGACGAAACAGACGTCCTGGCTGTCGGGCTTGTCGGCGGTGCGCAGATCGAGTCGGGAGGCTTCGGCCCGCACGTCGTCCTTTGTCATGTCGCCGACGGGGAACTGCAGACGCGCCAGTTGCGCCGCGTCGAGCATCCACAGAACGTAGGACTGGTCCTTGGCGGCGTCCGCGCCGCGGGCGAGCCGTGGTCCGTCGGCCGTGTCCACGAGCCGGGCGTGGTGCCCGGTAGCCAACCGGTCGAAACCGAGCGCGACCGCGCGGGTCAGGAGGCGGTCGAACTTCAGATGCCGGTTGCACTCGACGCAGGGGTTCGGTGTCCGGCCTTCGCGGTGGGCCCGGACGTAGGGGCCGATCACGTCGCGTTCGAAGTCGTCCCCGAAGTTGAACACGTGGTGGTCGATACCGAGGTGGTCCGCGACACGGCGGGCGTCGGCCACGTCCGACGCGGAACAGCATCCGCTGTCGGACTCACCGCCCCACAGCTTCAGGGTCACGCCCGTGACGTCGTGGCCGGCCTCCACCGCACGCGCCGCGGCCGCCGAGGAATCGACACCACCGGACATCGCGACGAGAACTCTCACAGCTCAGACCTCGACGGGGCGGCGCAGGCGGGCGACGGCGTCGGGGATGACCGTGAGAGCGTGGTCGACATCGGCGTCGGTCGAACACCATCCCAGCGACAGTCGCAACGAGCCCGCAGCGGTGGCGCGGTCGTAGCCCATCGCGGCGAGGACGTGCGACGGATCCTGGGCTCCGCTCGTGCACGACGAC
This genomic interval from Acidimicrobiales bacterium contains the following:
- a CDS encoding IS630 family transposase; protein product: MAERVRVREITNDEGNRLLKIVRRSSGSIVTWRRAQVVLWSAQGMDVGQIAPLAFTSEDRVREVIHNFNADGFDSLYPKYSGGRPPKFTAEHRSQIKKIALGRPGDYGLPFSTWSLTKLAEHLVAKGVVDDISHEGLRVLLREEGVSFQAVKTWKESNDPDFEAKKNRILELYDIADGKAEPGPGDPLVVICFDEFGPLNLQPHPGKQWAGVGGKAADPDRAPRRRRRATYKRPHGVRHLLAAYDLTADKVYGHVKKKKGRTEFLAFCRYLRQLYPPEVRIAIVLDNFSPHLSTKKDQRVGEWAAANNVELAYTPHYASWLNRIEAQFQALRYFCLDGTDHGSHREQASMIRRYIIWRNRNAQDRALRELVNRANVA
- the ligA gene encoding NAD-dependent DNA ligase LigA, whose product is MATSDSAQTDPVARVAQLRELIEHHDRLYYELDEPTIPDADYDALLRELQALEAAHPELVTADTPTARVAGEPLVTFAPVEHAIAMMSLDKAFEFEELDAWMGRLARRMENDAAPGPFVCELKFDGLAISVRYEDGTLVQAATRGNGRVGEDVTGNVATIADVPRELKGAPPVLEVRGEIYMPISAFEELNAAQEAAGQNRYANPRNTAAGSLRQKDPTVTASRQLTWWAYQLGQVEGGPAFERHSETLEFLASLGFPVNPEVRTVPDHAGVIEYVNAAETSRHDHDYETDGVVVKVDDLALQSHLGSTTHHPRWAIAFKFPPEERTTLLRDISVSIGGKGKATPFAVLEPVFVGGSTVQMATLHNEDQVALKDVRPGDTVIVRKAGDVIPEVLGPVLSERPEGLEPWVFPETCPCHFSYPITRDEGDAAHYCLNPVCPFQLAGWIEHYAARNAMDIEGFGERRVREFLDLGLIADIADLYSIDFDRLAEVEGYGEVSVRNLAAAIDASRSMPLANLLVGLNIRHLGDAGSEVLASAFGHLDRILDATVEDLAAVDGIGPTTAEAVHAFFANGENRAIVERLREAGVNFEGPEAPDVPQTLAGMAVVVTGGVPGYSRDDVTAAIKARGGTSPGSVSKKTAVVVVGENAGASKLTKAVDLAIPRIGPQDFDALLETGEIPDSAVTGPVED
- the mnmA gene encoding tRNA 2-thiouridine(34) synthase MnmA, producing MRVLVAMSGGVDSSAAAARAVEAGHDVTGVTLKLWGGESDSGCCSASDVADARRVADHLGIDHHVFNFGDDFERDVIGPYVRAHREGRTPNPCVECNRHLKFDRLLTRAVALGFDRLATGHHARLVDTADGPRLARGADAAKDQSYVLWMLDAAQLARLQFPVGDMTKDDVRAEASRLDLRTADKPDSQDVCFVASTVGRDGFLAKRFSPTPGRVVDTAGNEIGAVDAVELVTIGQRRGLGTGGNGERRFAVDVDVATTTVTVGRREDLLCDRTPVEGFAWTGEAPAGPVTVQTSAHGTPAAAVVHGDSVVWDRPQRRVAPGQSVVVYDGDVVVGGGIAARPPA